The proteins below are encoded in one region of Juglans microcarpa x Juglans regia isolate MS1-56 chromosome 4D, Jm3101_v1.0, whole genome shotgun sequence:
- the LOC121261512 gene encoding histidine-containing phosphotransfer protein 1-like isoform X1 → MDGVAQLQKQLVDYTASLFQEGFLDEQFNQLQQLQDESNPDFVVEVVSLFFEDSERLLNELAKALELKTIDFRKVDAHVHQFKGSSSSIGAQRVQKVCIAFRNYCEEQNIEGCLKCLQQVKHEYSLVKSKLETLFKIEKQLIAAGGSIPT, encoded by the exons ATGGATGGTGTGGCTCAGTTGCAGAAGCAGTTGGTCGACTACACTGCCTCACTCTTTCAAGAG GGGTTTCTGGATGAGCAGTTTAACCAGCTGCAGCAACTGCAAGATGAGAGTAACCCAGATTTTGTGGTTGAAGTGGTGTCTCTCTTCTTTGAGGATTCTGAGAGGCTTCTCAATGAACTGGCCAAAGCTCT AGAACTGAAGACAATTGATTTTAGAAAGGTGGATGCCCATGTTCACCAGTTTAAGGGCAGCAGCTCCAG CATTGGTGCACAGAGGGTTCAAAAAGTCTGCATTGCCTTCCGAAATTACTGCGAGGAGCAGAACATTGAAGG GTGTCTTAAATGTCTGCAACAAGTAAAGCATGAGTATTCCCTTGTGAAAAGCAAGCTTGAAACTCTGTTCAAG ATTGAGAAACAGCTTATTGCTGCTGGTGGTTCCATTCCTACGTAG
- the LOC121261512 gene encoding histidine-containing phosphotransfer protein 1-like isoform X2: MDGVAQLQKQLVDYTASLFQEGFLDEQFNQLQQLQDESNPDFVVEVVSLFFEDSERLLNELAKALELKTIDFRKVDAHVHQFKGSSSSIGAQRVQKVCIAFRNYCEEQNIEGLGIGVLNVCNK; encoded by the exons ATGGATGGTGTGGCTCAGTTGCAGAAGCAGTTGGTCGACTACACTGCCTCACTCTTTCAAGAG GGGTTTCTGGATGAGCAGTTTAACCAGCTGCAGCAACTGCAAGATGAGAGTAACCCAGATTTTGTGGTTGAAGTGGTGTCTCTCTTCTTTGAGGATTCTGAGAGGCTTCTCAATGAACTGGCCAAAGCTCT AGAACTGAAGACAATTGATTTTAGAAAGGTGGATGCCCATGTTCACCAGTTTAAGGGCAGCAGCTCCAG CATTGGTGCACAGAGGGTTCAAAAAGTCTGCATTGCCTTCCGAAATTACTGCGAGGAGCAGAACATTGAAGG CCTTGGCATAGGTGTCTTAAATGTCTGCAACAAGTAA